In a genomic window of Brassica rapa cultivar Chiifu-401-42 chromosome A10, CAAS_Brap_v3.01, whole genome shotgun sequence:
- the LOC117129053 gene encoding uncharacterized protein LOC117129053: MLRMKKWALEWKFEYKTVSSNKSRVLLSCVDENCTWRMRAIKLPVSDFFVVKKYVHEHTCDTTHRKANHRQASAKLLGSLISSNYGEKKEGLKPKQIIEQVRMLHGVHINYKQAWRVREEAQILVRGTPEDSYYNLSRWLYKITETNPGSLTYQHVDAAGKFKYAFVAFGPSIRGFSLMRRVIAVDGTFLKGKFNGTLLAACAQDGNYHLYPLAFAVVDAENGASWKWFFRGLSQKIPDASDLVFVSDRANSISSALEDVYPLSHHGICRIHLLRNITPTYAKTGLLPLVESAADAYTCHEFWLIFKDIKDKCPELAKYLEESDFRKWARSYAPANRYNIMTTNIAESLNSMLKMPRELPIISLLETIRLTMTTWFFERREAAAKHKHLVTPKVVQKLVSRLGAAMLLNVYQVDRSEFEVKNETMKFVVDLEKRHCTCNVFDIDKIPCIHAIAAAKHIKRDENRFVDASHLTETWAKAYAESIHPGGELSTSTYPENIDELSCPPPATKKKSGRPPTKRKRSVGEFGVPGSKSQSHKCSRCGTGGHNKITCQRPIG, from the coding sequence atgttgaggatgaagaaatGGGCTTTAGAGTGGAAGTTTGAGTACAAGACTGTCTCTTCTAACAAGTCAAGAGTGCTTTTGAGTTGTGTTGATGAAAATTGCACGTGGAGGATGCGTGCTATCAAGCTAcctgtttcagattttttcgtTGTTAAAAAGTATGTTCATGAGCATACATGCGATACAACACACAGGAAAGCCAACCACAGACAAGCATCTGCAAAGTTGTTGGGTTCTTTGATTTCCAGCAATTATGGAGAAAAAAAGGAAGGTCTCAAACCGAAACAGATCATTGAACAGGTCAGGATGCTGCATGGTGTTCACATCAATTACAAACAAGCTTGGAGAGTGAGAGAAGAAGCTCAGATTTTGGTTAGAGGGACTCCTGAAGACAGCTATTACAATTTGTCTAGGTGGTTGTATAAAATCACAGaaacaaaccctggttccttgaCTTATCAACATGTTGATGCTGCAGGAAAGTTCAAGTATGCATTTGTGGCTTTTGGTCCATCGATAAGGGGATTTTCATTGATGAGGAGAGTTATTGCAGTAGATGGTACATTTCTGAAGGGAAAATTCAATGGGACTTTATTGGCAGCTTGTGCTCAAGATGGGAATTATCATCTATATCCTCTCGCCTTTGCAGTGGTTGACGCAGAAAACGGCGCCTCTTGGAAATGGTTCTTTAGAGGTTTGAGCCAGAAGATCCCGGACGCTTCGGATCTTGTTTTTGTATCAGACAGGGCTAACTCCATTTCTTCAGCGTTGGAGGATGTATATCCCTTATCTCACCATGGAATTTGCAGGATCCATCTGCTCCGCAACATCACTCCTACATATGCGAAGACTGGGTTGCTACCTCTGGTGGAAAGCGCTGCTGATGCCTATACGTGTCACGAGTTCTGGTTAATCTTCAAGGACATAAAGGATAAATGTCCTGAATTGGCTAAGTATCTGGAAGAGTCTGATTTTAGGAAGTGGGCACGAAGCTATGCGCCTGCGAACAGGTATAATATCATGACTACCAACATTGCAGAGTCTCTCAATTCTATGTTGAAGATGCCTCGTGAGTTGCCCATTATCTCTCTCCTTGAAACTATCAGATTGACGATGACCACTTGGTTTTTTGAGCGACGCGAAGCGGCTGCGAAACATAAGCACCTGGTTACTCCAAAAGTTGTTCAGAAATTGGTATCTAGGTTAGGGGCCGCAATGTTGTTGAATGTGTATCAAGTTGATCGAAGCGAGTTTGAGGTGAAGAATGAAACAATGAAGTTTGTTGTTGACTTGGAGAAGCGGCATTGCACATGTAATGTTTTCGACATTGACAAGATCCCCTGCATCCATGCCATCGCTGCTGCTAAGCATATCAAGAGAGATGAAAACCGTTTTGTTGATGCTTCTCACTTGACAGAAACGTGGGCTAAAGCTTATGCTGAAAGCATACATCCTGGTGGAGAGTTGTCAACGTCCACCTATCCAGAGAATATTGATGAACTGTCTTGCCCACCTCCAgctaccaaaaagaaaagtggACGCCCTCctacaaagagaaagagatccgTTGGCGAGTTTGGGGTTCCTGGATCTAAATCTCAGTCCCACAAGTGCAGCAGATGTGGCACAGGAGGGCACAACAAGATCACATGCCAGAGGCCTATAGGATGA